The region TCAATATTTGTTTTTGGAAAACACATGTACTCATCGTTTTAGGAAACAAGGGTTGTCAGCTATAATTTATGAATATATTATTACGACACGAAGGTACATTTCGTAAAATAGGGTTATTAACCATATGGCACAATATGTAGGTAGGCTTGTACCATATTTATTTATAAGTACATAACTATATACACTCGACTGATATTCCCGATATTCTTCAGGATACGCTTCCGAAATTTGGACAGCGTCTCCTTTGCTtattggactacccgtcgaataaaatcgacgtcaaatccacaacaacaatccaattaaAACACAACAACCCATCACAACTCGcaaatcccaatcaccgatactcagaaatgattcatcatcgtctaccgtcggctcgccgaagctcatcgccgacggcgataaaattcgcgggttcccgatACATCGGATCTCTTTCGCGAATTTTATCGATTAATAATATAATTCCGCGTAATTTATTTATATCACGAAATATTAATCAATAAATCCTGCAGAGAAATAAAagaatttaaattactaaaattttCAAAAACCTAAAAGTTCAGTTTGAATTAAACAACCCGAATTAAGCAACCAACACAACGATTACGCGCTTACGCGCTTTGGTATTAGGGGTCGCCTCACCGGAAAAATCCAGCGGCAACCGGAATAAATTAAAGCACAGACTAAACCCAGCATAATATATTCACATAAGAACATATACATACGGgcacatgtatatatatatatatgcaccaATAGAACGAATCGGAGAAATCACCGGAGCTAGCCGGAAACAAAACTGCGGCGACAAGCCGAGAACGGAATATGAGGACAACAGGAGGTTCGCAGGGAAAGAGATACGGAGAGAACAGaaggaaaaataaaaaagagAAGAGGAATTAAGGAGGGAGAGAATTAGAGAGATTTTGTTGAGAGAGATCAGAGAGAGACAATTgatgttttttttttcttttatgtTTGATTGCCAATCTGATAAATTCAGCAGTTAACCCATATAAAGGAAATAAGGACACGTAGCAACCTGCGTACTTAAAAATTTAACACGTGTCCCTTCTTTACTGTAAGCCTGGTTTTTGCTTCGTGCTACGCATTTTACCGACTTttcagttggcagccccaaagctcttTCACATCTTGTCCATTGAACTCTATtagttggcctccaattgtgcatgtcatCGCCATAGAGAGAGAGTTCTCATTCATATCAGTCCTCACTACTACTGTAGTCCATAATTCATGCAGAACATCTAGATACAGAACAGGATTTGCAGTCAAAGCTCCTGTAAGATAAGATTCAGCCAaaagtttcacaaaccccttgaaactgtcatgagcttggttagcatcaataAAAGCGAggtagtttgttcctttctctggaatagaggctcttgcaacatttagtgccattgttgattgatgagaataAATGGGTAAGAAATTTTTTGGAAAAAgagtgaaaacgagagagaaatcggtttttgcttgaagggctaggtcacttgagatctcgaaagttattagtatgtatatgtatcaagatatctgggtatttatagtaaaagcaaatgacttgttgagaactcaaaaatagacgttttGAATTAGTCtatagagaagtcattttaagaaatgaaaaacatatcgagaagttattttaaattactcttatagagaactaaaaattgacttatcgagatgtcaaataaatacccagtttgtccaaaaatggactgaactaattctgacttttatttgaataaattcaaaataaaattaggaTAAATTTGCCAAACGTATTTTAccaaataatttatttaattaaattattccagttctgagttgttgataagtctagaaattatacttgtagagaactctgtgaactaacactactagagaactctacaaggacttatcgataagtcatatttaagcttatcgagaagtcactagAGAAGttagtaaattgacttatcgagaactcactcgagaagtcttaaaatgacttgtcgataagttagtaagacttatcgagaactcagttctcaaTAAACTTTTGATCAACtcaattctgccttgtgttaatttcacatattaagaatgtaaattaacaactgagcagttttCTTAATATTGaaaattccaagctaaaatttttgttttgaaaaataaatatgaagagatttatgaaatatttataaatcatatttcaattaatttccaattaaatcaaattaattttgatttactagagaTTAATCCGCtacaaaatattagctgagttcttgccttaagatgaagaattaagcattccaatttcacctacaagtctagtgaaagttgcttcatccaaaggtttagtaaaaatttcagctaattgtttttctgttggaacaaaaatgagcttaatggtaccatttgtatcatgttctctaataaaatggtaccttatataaatgtgctttgttctagaatgattaactggattagccattatagatatagcactagtattgtcacacatgataggaattttgtgtaactaggccataatccattagctgatttctaatccaaagcacttgagcacaacaacttcctacagctatgtattcagcctcagctgtagaagttgatacagattgttgtttcttgctataccaggatagaagtctttgtccaagaaattgacagcttccactagtactctttccatcaaccctacatccagcaaaatctgtatctgtgtaaccaacagctttaaaaccagttcccttaggataccataatcccaaatttgacttatcgataactcagagttctctagtcaaatttgacttgtcgataactcagagttctctagtgaattttggcttatcgatatctctgagttctctagtggaatttgacttagcgataactcagagttctctaatgaatgttgacttgtcgataactctgagttctctagtgatgaaatgacttgtcgatgtctccaatcttcatatcttcaatttggtttgtcgatatctctctatgagttctctataagcttttatgacttctcgataagtcatttggagttctcgagtgacttctctataacactaaatctgtgacttgtatagatctttgacttagaatatttttatccaaacagatttattcaactccaagcttcttcatgattcttctgaggcatgatcttcttgatcttcttccagatggAATCcataggcttgatactgtttaaacaaaaagacttcagtctgctcttttacatttttacagactttaaatgttacaagtacaaatgcaaactaagattacaatagggttgtcagtttgacttagtcttgttaaaatacaagcatgtcttacacaacaataaatgtgaagtgaatgaagcaaatttaaaatgaatatgaGGTGAGTGAAATAAATATAAGGTGATGgcatttttttaaattttataatgaaaatacaaaaataaataaaaaggaggcacataaataatataaaccaacATATTATTTactcaaaattaaaataataataaaaaattgatAAAAGAGAGGATGTGATTTATctaataaaaattttaagtaaTTAAAGATGTTATGTAGCACAATAGTAGTGATATAAAATATTTGATTATGAGATTTAGGGTTTGATTCTTAGTAGATACAATAATATAcctatttttaacaaaaaaaatgtGCGAGGAATcacatttttataattttccaacataaaagggaaaaattataattttacCGCTATTAAAATGGTTTCAATTTGCCCCTAGTCATCTTTTAATATGTAGAAGGagatataattataaattaaactaTGAAAACTTAAAAATGGAGTTACATAAATAATATGATGCaacattttatttactcaaaagttaaaataataaaagcattttatttactcaaaagttAAAATAATAGAAAAAGATTATGATAGAAAGAAATTACGTGGTTTATCtaataagatttttaaaaatgACTCAAAAAGATATGTAACGTAAAGACAGTAACATGTATTTCAAAAATAGAAGATGGGTCATTAAAATGACTCAATTTACTCATAGTTGCTTTTTAATATATAGAAGGAGAAAATGCAGTATAGATAGATATAGTGAGCAAATTCGTGCAAAGGGAGCGACTTGTTTCATTCTTTCAGCCCAAACCTTGGGAGGCCTAAAATGGTGGTCTAGTAGGCTTTTCATAAATCATGCGGATCGAGTATGTTACTCCTACCTTCTGTTGTCAAAAAAGTTAAAATTACCAAAACTTTTCCAAAAACTGAGGTGTTAGGTTTTAATTGGTTGATTACtcatttatataaataaattggttaaaaatattttttcaatttGTTAAATTATCAATAATTATTCAACATCTATAACAATATTTGAATATCACTTAAGATATATCTTAATTATGAAAAATTATTTGACCACATCGCAAGGGACCTGCTTTCATGAGCATGATTTTTATGTATATATCGTAGTTGTAAAAATCGTAAAATCATAACTAATTAATTGAGTTACTGATTATGAATTTATCACAAATCGAAGATTAATATAAATGATAAATTGTAATAAAAATTggataaattttaataatattaaatatattaaccatatttataataaaaaaactTTCAAAAATAATTAATTGTAATGAATTGATTAAATATATTTGAAAGATAAGTCGAAACTTAAAggagaatttttgaaaaatttgaTTACTTATAAAAACTGCTACTCTATAAATTAGTCAGCCAAGTGCAAGGGGTTAGTAAACAGAGACAGGTTGCTTTAAAAGTGAATAAATAATCAGGATTTAGtattaatatgttaacattaaCGTTGTTATGGTCTGAGGGCTGAGAGGCATAAAATGGAAAATGTTGGGAGTAAAGAGTGGTACAAAATTTTGTTATAATCATATAGGGCGTGTTTAATTTGAAATGATTCATGTATTTACATtaacaaaatatataaaattttatatataatcACATATAGTGTGTTTTAATTAGAATGATCCATGTATTCATATTAACAAACTCAATTATCCAGCATAATTATGTACAAAAGCAGGGCGGCCTAACATAGGCGGATGTGTCCTACGCCTCCAAAATAGAAGATCTCCAAATATTTTATaggtatgtatatatataagtgtgtttttattattttataattattttttatttatttaatttattttaatttttaatttagtttTTAGTACTTGAAAAATTAGTATATAATATTCAATTATTAAACTTATTTTTTTTACTAATATTCAATTTATTTTAGTATTTAATATTCATGTTTTTACTGTTTTAAGCCTTTAATTCATTTAATTTTTCTTTCAAATTAAACATCCAATTAATTTTGTAAGTtaataatttttgttttattaaacAAGTACTAATATGGTAAAGTTAAAAACAAAGAGACAATACTCTGATTTGCAAGAGACAAGTGAAAAAAACCTAGCGAGTATAATATTAGATTCATAAtcatttattctaaatttgtgcGACGAAAGGCTGGATTAATAATTAAAGAGGTAAATTGTCTTTTAGATTTCTTGTTTATAACAACAGATTGTATTAGAATTAAAGTATTTGACTCATTTTATATTCACAAATCTCAGTAAAATAGATAAATGGCTCGATAAGAAAATACAAGTGTGGAGGTGAGAAGAGAAAGGAGGAAAGGAGAAAAGGAGAAGAGAAACTTTTCAAAAGACTCATGTAGGCTTTTTAGACAAGTATTTTCCAAAAAATACACTAGAGAATGTAATTATTGATGAAATGGATATTGGGTATAGTATTAATAATGATTTGAATAATGCTACTATAGTTGAAAATCAATTTGTGAATGAGAATGAAAATGTAAATGAAAATGAGAACCAAAATTTTAATGGTATTGAGGATGATAGTGGAAGTGAGGAAGAGAATAAAAAATTGGGTGCTCGGAATAATTTTTCTTTTAATGTTGATGATCTAGGATATTGGAGTAGAATTGAAAATAACAAGATAAAATTTTCGGTTGAGAGGGGTCCGAAAAGAGTTAAAGATATAACTTTTCCTAAGAATATTTCTGATAGTAGTTTTTATTCTAGACATTACATTAGAGATTTGCCAAATGGAGAAAAACATGATAGAGAGTGGTTAGTATATCCAGTTGCTTTAGCATTTAAGTAAGGTAATAATATTAGTTTACATAATATTTTGTTTTTCCTCTTATTAATATATTTGTTAAGAGTTAATATAGCTCTGGATATATATTTTAGacttgatttattaatttataaaggTCCCATATTTGAGTTCGCATGCTGGCCATGTACAAAAGAGGCATGAACTTTTTAATATGTACTGAAGTAAAAGCATAGCATTGTAAATGCATTTTACATAGTCATTATTTTGGTACTTAACCTTTTGCTTTTCATGGATCGATCTGAAGAACCCCGAAGAATATTATAACTACAGTACAAGGAAACACAACCTTAAGTAAATCATACAACTTTAGGTAGAAGTTATGTACTATATGCAGCAAATTAAATGAAGTTATTCACGCTGCAAATCCTTGGTGTGAGTACCAAGAGCTCCAGACTTGCAGATAAATTCTTTGTACAATGTTGGCTTAAACCGCGCTGGATTCAGTTCAGTGACCAAAGCTTGTGCGGGTTCCACAATGCAGCTCGGAGAAGGGTTGATAAAAGCTGTAATGCTAAGCCTAGTTTCACTTGAATTCGTCACCACCCGATGTTCCACACTTTTTAACATCCCATTACTAAAAATCTGCATCCCCAACTCAAAGTTAATACTCAATCGCATATCTATAAAAACTATTAATTCAGTCACAGTCCCAAAAATAAACATAAAAAAGTCATGCATCACCTCTAACTGGTTGCCAATATTAACAACAAGTGCATTGGCCACAGCCCCAACAGTGATCCAGTTTCCGTCTTTCATGACTTGAAGGCCGGGAACAGTACCCTGGTGAAGAATAGTTATGATGCTAGGGTCATGGTGTCTCAGTATTCCCAATGTTAAACTCGGATCAGGACACGGCGGATACATATTGGCTGACAGTAACTCAACTTCACTAATTCCGTCAAAATATCCCCCTTCAAGTCCCAATCCTTTGCATATCAAGCCAAGTATCGTCTTACCCAACTTGCTTACTTCTGTTAGATATGTTGATACGACATCCCTACCATTCACCAGTTGAATCAATTTAGTGAATAATTATGTGATATCTTATATCCGTCTGGAGTTGTAAGGGTTTATATCCGTTTCTATAAGATATCCGTGTGTACATTGTATTCTAGCTGCTAAAAGTAATTACCTGTATCGGGTTGGATTTTCAGGCCATTGTTGCATGCAATCCTTCAAAGGATTACAAGGGTGTTTGATATTTTCTCTCCATAAATGAACCCCATCTCTGTTGAAACTAGTGCTGCTAGCGTACACCCAATTACTTTTGCCACAAGAGTTGCTACTATCCTTCTCTGGAATCTTGAAGAAATCCTTGAACACGTTTGTTGTGTCGCCTAGTAATTTATCCGAGACTCCATGATTCATCACCTGAAATCAAATTCAATGTACATAATAAGCCATGGATCGTGAAATACAACTCCAGAACAATTGCATATATAAACTATAAATGAAATGCAAATTGATATAATTCAAACGGTAGTTGAAAGAGTTACTTGATTACAAGTGCAACTAACATAGGAGTACCGGAAATCCTATTTTACCACCAAAAAACATTGTTTGAAGTTATACAGCTGTTTTAAAGATTAAACTGGACTTGCTCTTAAAAAGTTGAAGGTTAGAAAAATACTTGAAAGAATCCGAATTCTTGAGAAGCTTTCAATATTTGATTAATTATATCTGCATCGGAAGCGTTTCCAAGATCGATAACCGGAAGTGTATGGCATACAGGAGGGAGCTCCCCTGGTCTATCTTTCTCTGGAAACGCATAATTGGTAGGCACATTTTCAACATCAAACCAGCTTGAACCATATTTACCTGCAGGAATGTCCATTCTTCCCATGTTGCCCTGCAAATTTTAGTGTTCACTAGTTAAAGAATATATAAGATGAGAACAAGGTGACAAAGTGTCTGTGAATTTCTTTACAACTGGAGCTTCACAATTGCTATATATCTTATAATCTCAGCGAGTTGCTTCTTTGCTGGAAGGAAAACAAACACATTTTTAATTGCATATTAGTTAACTCGTTTTACGAGAAAACGAGGATTTGTAATTATTTAAGTTACTTTATCAACAAAAGTGGTTTTGTTGTGCTTACATGTAGTGGACGTTTGTTTTTAAAGTGAACTTGCAGGGGACGCGGCTACTGTCGTAAAAGAAAAACCTTTCATGCCATGGCTTCGGGAGAACCTACAGTCGGAGAGAATCGTTAGGGGGTTTTTGGATGCATCACAGACCATAGTAATGGGAATATGGGTATGGGGTTAACGAGATTGGGAATTAGATGAAAATCCAAATGGATTTGATTTAACTACATACAGCCAACAAAGATCTCATTCTACATCACTAGAATACAATTTCAAACACTATGATTAAGATTCCGTCAACCCGACACATTAATCATGAACCAAACATGCTCCTAGTTAAAAAAAAATGACCCTATATTTCACAATTTGGTactaaataatttaaaatataattatgttTCTTAAAAATGTATATAAAAAATATGTTTTTGAGTGATAAAAATGGTCATATTCCCGAACTTATGAGATTTTGGGCCCCAAAATTGTGATATTAAGGGTCATTGTCCTCCTAGTTTtatcataatatttcataaataatttttaaattttattttataaaacataaaatttgattctcatatattatactataatataaatttttataaaaagtttattaactaaaatttgaataaaaaagGATATTATAAATTTCATTCTACTGTATGATCATTTTGAATAAACGTgattatattaaaaattcattttGAACAATTTCATTAATTTTCGGTGATTctttaaataaaaaattttacAGTTTCATTTTTCTGATTTAGTAATTAATATGTAATATACAATGAGATAAATaaatgtaatatatatatatatatattggtcaCTAATCCGTAAAAAAACTTATATATACAGTAATAAAAGGTTGACAATTCATGAAGCACTACTTTCTATAAAGTTCCATAgagaaatattatttaaaaatataaatatacatatttatttcattattcatcATATATAGTACAATTTTTAATTATCTAATCAGAAAAATAAAGTTGTAcaatattttatttcaaaaattattgaaatttaaTGAAATAGTTTGAAGTGATTTTATAGTAGAATTATAGTTGTACAAAATATTTTTTGGTAGAATCAAATGTAAAATCAATTTATTTTCCAAATTTAAGTGTTAAAACTtttataatattcaaatataataattattattcaTTAGCATCGAAATTTAAAGTTTTGAAATAACATTTTACAATTTGCGATGAGATTCTATAATAAAATCAAAGGGTTCTCCACGGAGTTCCATACTAGTGGTTTTTCTCTAAAAGGTTGGCCTAAagaatattataaaattttaatttttttatcgtagataatCCGTAGCCGCTACCCTTTAGGTGTGATGACTCACGCAATAGgctgcaaatcacgtgaaccgcatttaagcgacaagTTCGGGCtgaggaggcataatcataaattatTCTCCCTTGGGATTCAAATATATGACATAGAAGATGGTTATCCCATTTCCAAAGTCAACTGAGCCAACTCTTGCGGGCTAGAATTTTACATAAAATCACATTTAGATTCTAAGTTTCACATCAAAAAAAATTATGATTAAAAATTGTTTACAAAAAcaaaaaaattggatgaaataTAACACTACTTCATATAATTTCATTTTtacataaatatttaaaaaacaattatgttacattttatttttaattttagaatcGATATGTTATATTTGACTGTTGTTTAATATTGTAATTTTAATCTTAACAAATCATTTTTTTTATGATAAATAAATTA is a window of Apium graveolens cultivar Ventura chromosome 11, ASM990537v1, whole genome shotgun sequence DNA encoding:
- the LOC141698068 gene encoding hyoscyamine 6-dioxygenase-like; protein product: MGRMDIPAGKYGSSWFDVENVPTNYAFPEKDRPGELPPVCHTLPVIDLGNASDADIINQILKASQEFGFFQVMNHGVSDKLLGDTTNVFKDFFKIPEKDSSNSCGKSNWVYASSTSFNRDGVHLWRENIKHPCNPLKDCMQQWPENPTRYRDVVSTYLTEVSKLGKTILGLICKGLGLEGGYFDGISEVELLSANMYPPCPDPSLTLGILRHHDPSIITILHQGTVPGLQVMKDGNWITVGAVANALVVNIGNQLEIFSNGMLKSVEHRVVTNSSETRLSITAFINPSPSCIVEPAQALVTELNPARFKPTLYKEFICKSGALGTHTKDLQRE